One Methanolobus sp. WCC4 DNA segment encodes these proteins:
- a CDS encoding chemotaxis protein CheC, with product MKDKIADLTELQISALREVVNIGVGNAVTSLSKMISKEVRIEVPGLKVELIERVPEVSGGADAVVAGVIIQVAGDIEGYIMMMLSEESVKTVCATITGDHNADILDPLSQSLIEEVGNILAGSYVSSLSDFLNLGIKLSPPMQTFDMLGAIIDHILIEMSKKAEHALLFDTLFTIEGHEMDGILLTLFDPDSMDVLLERIDGMMG from the coding sequence ATGAAAGATAAGATAGCAGATCTGACCGAATTACAGATCAGTGCACTAAGAGAAGTTGTTAATATCGGCGTTGGTAATGCTGTTACTTCCCTTTCAAAGATGATCTCTAAAGAGGTCAGGATAGAAGTTCCGGGACTTAAGGTCGAATTGATCGAGAGAGTGCCGGAAGTTTCTGGCGGAGCAGATGCTGTCGTAGCTGGTGTTATTATACAGGTAGCAGGTGACATTGAAGGATACATAATGATGATGCTTTCCGAAGAATCTGTAAAGACCGTATGTGCAACCATCACAGGTGACCATAATGCGGATATCCTGGATCCTTTGAGCCAGTCCCTCATAGAAGAGGTGGGGAACATACTGGCAGGATCCTATGTCAGTTCACTTTCAGATTTCCTTAACCTGGGCATTAAGCTGTCGCCCCCTATGCAGACCTTTGACATGCTTGGTGCGATAATCGACCATATCCTGATAGAGATGAGTAAGAAAGCTGAGCATGCACTGCTCTTTGACACATTGTTCACGATCGAAGGACATGAGATGGATGGAATACTCCTGACACTTTTCGATCCGGATTCAATGGATGTACTGCTTGAACGCATAGACGGAATGATGGGATAG
- a CDS encoding chemotaxis protein CheC — MNIILDKFYYDALNEVGNIGMGNATTALSQLVDKTISVSGSSLTLLDARDLSKNVHLDRVGAIVRVMGDLNGGFILSIRKQHSDALTELLVKDSEHAEDEYLRRSAFVEVSNILAGSYYNALSKFLNLSIVPSLPKVTEGTSDEIFTKAKQHINGKMEHVFGLTTLFEVMGEDEYHSLGGDMYMLLDSASLQTILERIEEMRTR, encoded by the coding sequence ATGAACATAATACTTGATAAATTCTATTATGATGCATTGAATGAAGTAGGGAACATCGGGATGGGAAATGCGACCACTGCCCTGTCACAACTTGTCGACAAGACAATAAGCGTAAGCGGTTCATCCCTTACCCTGCTGGACGCACGTGACCTTAGCAAGAATGTACACCTTGACAGAGTCGGAGCGATCGTACGTGTAATGGGAGACCTGAACGGCGGATTCATACTCAGTATCAGAAAACAGCATTCAGATGCACTTACTGAACTGCTGGTAAAGGATAGTGAACATGCAGAGGATGAATATCTGAGAAGGTCGGCTTTTGTCGAGGTCTCGAACATCCTTGCAGGAAGTTACTACAATGCACTTTCAAAGTTCCTGAATCTCTCAATAGTCCCTTCGCTACCAAAAGTAACAGAAGGAACCTCTGATGAGATTTTCACCAAGGCAAAACAGCACATCAACGGGAAGATGGAACATGTTTTCGGATTGACAACGCTTTTCGAGGTTATGGGAGAAGATGAATACCACAGCCTGGGAGGGGACATGTACATGTTACTGGATTCAGCTTCATTGCAGACCATACTTGAAAGGATAGAAGAGATGCGTACGAGATAG
- a CDS encoding chemotaxis protein CheD, producing the protein MIIVGMADSAVAKKPLKLTTLGLGSCVGISLYDKSTGVGGMVHIMLPTVESARSKENIDKFADTGIPALLDSMVKEGAYKHRTVAKIAGGASMFSFNSNSNLNVGERNIAATKTALKALKIPIVAEDTGQNYGRTIILDTENGELTVKSALKGIKTY; encoded by the coding sequence ATGATAATAGTGGGAATGGCAGATAGTGCGGTGGCGAAGAAGCCTTTGAAGCTCACGACCCTTGGACTTGGGTCATGTGTAGGTATCTCACTGTATGATAAGAGCACTGGTGTTGGCGGAATGGTACATATCATGCTTCCAACCGTTGAAAGTGCAAGATCAAAAGAAAATATTGATAAGTTTGCCGATACCGGCATACCCGCACTTCTTGACAGTATGGTAAAAGAAGGTGCATACAAGCACCGCACGGTCGCTAAGATCGCAGGTGGTGCGAGCATGTTCTCATTCAATTCCAACTCCAATCTCAATGTAGGAGAGAGGAACATAGCAGCTACAAAGACAGCTCTTAAAGCATTGAAGATTCCCATTGTTGCAGAAGATACAGGACAGAATTACGGACGTACGATCATACTTGACACAGAGAATGGAGAACTGACCGTCAAGAGTGCGCTTAAAGGCATAAAAACATACTAA
- a CDS encoding DUF3795 domain-containing protein yields the protein MLTPEITIIHIIFVSISMACGLAAIYFWLRVYFETKKGSIAWLLLALTAIFLITTSVFPSIAISSQDADITEMILLFMGLWSMVYTGIFAAAGIMMFQAFQTVPREKLGDFLIEGMVFTEPEEGMETLPEVEQISTLLSRSTLIEYTPRTRYEDSVIEICLRLYGEMVNTVLVSTQPRTAMYQEKIGDLMDIGAMKFIEISSTNKNLSNEEGIIKLPDDELDKFFELTSKLPKGCAVVFEPITQLLLTEGEEKCYTFISEMVQRFASSELLLVGMINKAAHDEQTISRFEGLFLNLAEEEDAKIRLVKGGKEEYIRFYVGDKFYMEPDVEVKLE from the coding sequence ATGTTAACCCCGGAGATTACAATAATACACATAATATTCGTTTCCATATCGATGGCATGCGGATTGGCAGCGATATACTTCTGGCTCAGGGTCTATTTTGAGACTAAGAAAGGATCCATTGCCTGGTTACTCCTGGCACTTACAGCCATATTCCTTATCACAACATCAGTATTCCCATCGATCGCCATAAGTTCCCAGGATGCGGATATAACCGAAATGATATTGTTGTTCATGGGTCTGTGGAGTATGGTCTATACAGGCATCTTCGCTGCGGCCGGAATTATGATGTTCCAGGCATTCCAGACAGTACCGAGGGAGAAACTTGGAGATTTCCTGATCGAAGGAATGGTATTCACTGAACCTGAAGAGGGAATGGAGACACTTCCGGAAGTAGAGCAGATATCCACCCTTCTTAGCAGGTCCACCCTGATAGAGTACACACCCAGGACCAGGTATGAGGATTCTGTCATAGAGATATGCCTGCGTCTTTACGGAGAAATGGTGAACACCGTCCTTGTATCCACACAGCCTCGTACCGCCATGTACCAGGAAAAGATCGGAGACCTCATGGATATCGGTGCTATGAAATTCATAGAGATCTCATCCACCAACAAGAATCTCAGCAACGAGGAAGGGATCATCAAATTACCAGATGATGAACTTGATAAGTTCTTCGAACTTACCAGCAAGCTTCCAAAGGGTTGTGCTGTTGTCTTCGAACCGATCACCCAGCTACTCCTTACAGAAGGAGAAGAGAAGTGCTATACATTCATTTCAGAAATGGTTCAGAGGTTTGCATCCAGCGAACTTCTGCTTGTAGGTATGATAAACAAGGCCGCCCATGATGAACAGACTATCTCACGCTTTGAAGGATTATTCCTGAACCTTGCAGAGGAAGAAGATGCAAAGATACGACTGGTAAAGGGTGGAAAAGAGGAATACATCAGATTCTATGTTGGAGATAAATTCTACATGGAACCGGATGTTGAAGTAAAACTTGAATGA
- a CDS encoding chemotaxis protein CheC, translated as MDKELDSLSIDAFKEIGSIGMGNATTSLSRLIEKRVQLNMSDARLFEPSGIIDMIPESVTMTGIMVPLKGDLKGLVMLMFEFSNAVYLSNLLLQGFEHDDDPNLYESALLETGNIIAGSYLNSLSSFLGMELLHSVPDISIGNIKDILDKGMSKLGDKPAKILNIETMFVVYSSEKDVGAGTIYGDMFLLLDSDSLDKLQSSLMNMLG; from the coding sequence ATGGATAAAGAACTGGACAGTTTGTCAATTGATGCTTTCAAGGAAATAGGAAGCATTGGAATGGGGAATGCTACAACATCCCTTTCCAGACTGATAGAGAAAAGGGTCCAGTTGAATATGTCGGATGCCAGGCTGTTCGAACCATCCGGCATCATTGATATGATCCCTGAATCGGTTACCATGACAGGTATAATGGTACCTCTGAAAGGTGACCTGAAAGGACTTGTTATGCTGATGTTCGAATTCAGCAATGCTGTATATCTTAGCAACCTGCTACTTCAGGGTTTTGAACACGATGATGATCCTAACCTGTATGAATCAGCGCTTCTTGAGACCGGAAACATCATCGCGGGATCATACCTTAACTCACTTTCATCTTTCCTTGGAATGGAATTACTACATTCCGTACCTGACATCAGTATAGGGAATATAAAGGACATACTTGACAAAGGAATGAGTAAACTGGGAGATAAACCTGCAAAGATATTGAACATTGAAACGATGTTCGTGGTCTATTCCTCTGAGAAAGATGTTGGAGCCGGAACTATCTACGGAGATATGTTCCTTTTATTAGATTCAGATTCACTTGACAAATTACAAAGCTCACTCATGAATATGCTGGGATGA
- a CDS encoding TRAP transporter large permease subunit produces the protein MHPILIFLFSLILILILTAKLRIHPFLGLILTSVITGVLAGEASTTISTITTGMGKVFSNFAIIIAAGSIIGLILHRTGGARLIATDVIKLSRKPLFGLNILGFIFSVPLMCCILAYVIFIPVAKEIRIRQELPKVLTASVLVFGTLASYNLVYPSPVVYSAVYELGLKSSDILIPGIVIAFIVSIAGYLYAVKFCNTGDLSGLLDDIENDDQTNGEPSRIAAYSPIAIPVTLIFADVFTNIQFFDILGEPDMALLIGVVLAILFAYRQYDISNVREWLEKAVRRSGVVILDMCGGGALGATLAMTGVGEEMGTLLSGLPLPAILVPFLIAVAIQSVQGSRVVTLLVAPSIVIPLVPVLGLPPEIVLFSMTSGTFLISHFNDPFFWIYKDLAELETSEVLRSYTLGGAVMGVVSLVLTGVMYLLFY, from the coding sequence ATGCACCCTATACTCATTTTCCTTTTCTCTTTAATCCTTATCCTCATCCTCACCGCAAAGCTGAGGATACATCCTTTTCTTGGACTCATCCTAACATCGGTCATCACCGGAGTACTTGCAGGTGAAGCATCGACCACCATCAGTACAATAACCACCGGAATGGGAAAGGTCTTTTCCAATTTCGCGATAATCATCGCTGCAGGAAGCATCATTGGACTGATACTACACAGAACCGGCGGTGCAAGGCTCATTGCAACTGATGTCATTAAGCTATCAAGAAAACCACTTTTCGGACTGAATATACTTGGATTCATCTTCTCAGTGCCACTTATGTGCTGCATCCTTGCCTATGTGATATTTATCCCTGTGGCAAAGGAGATAAGGATAAGACAGGAGTTGCCAAAGGTACTCACTGCATCGGTACTTGTCTTCGGTACACTGGCATCCTATAATCTAGTTTATCCTTCCCCGGTGGTCTATTCCGCAGTGTATGAACTGGGACTGAAAAGTAGCGATATACTGATTCCGGGAATTGTCATAGCATTTATTGTTTCAATTGCAGGATATCTCTATGCAGTTAAATTCTGTAACACTGGTGATCTGTCAGGTCTCCTTGATGATATAGAGAATGATGACCAGACAAATGGAGAGCCTTCCAGGATCGCTGCCTATTCACCTATCGCCATCCCTGTTACCCTCATATTCGCAGATGTATTCACAAACATACAGTTCTTCGACATCCTTGGTGAACCTGACATGGCACTCCTGATCGGTGTTGTCCTTGCAATACTCTTCGCTTACAGACAATATGATATCAGTAATGTCAGGGAATGGCTGGAGAAAGCTGTCAGAAGAAGCGGCGTGGTTATCCTTGACATGTGCGGAGGAGGAGCGCTCGGAGCAACTCTTGCAATGACAGGAGTTGGAGAAGAGATGGGAACCCTCCTTTCAGGACTACCGTTGCCTGCGATACTTGTCCCATTCCTCATCGCCGTTGCTATACAGAGCGTTCAGGGTTCCCGTGTGGTTACCTTGCTTGTGGCACCTTCAATAGTTATACCACTTGTGCCGGTCCTCGGACTACCACCTGAGATAGTGCTTTTCTCAATGACTTCAGGAACATTTCTCATCTCACATTTCAATGACCCTTTCTTCTGGATCTATAAGGATCTGGCAGAGCTGGAGACTTCCGAGGTTCTTAGAAGTTATACACTGGGTGGAGCTGTGATGGGGGTTGTCAGTCTGGTGCTGACTGGTGTGATGTATCTGTTGTTCTATTGA
- the fpoO gene encoding F420H2 dehydrogenase subunit FpoO: MTDCDLCGVGIPTVAPVRVYKPKYAHSYPHGMWQGLCEGCLNAGKKTHDALEESPGCGEAGKCDFCGAIAQLYDVTISRPSFSMGAEEDNVKLCKKCLGSINEAHEAWEEQKAEDEHAHH; this comes from the coding sequence ATGACAGATTGTGATCTCTGTGGAGTAGGAATCCCAACAGTAGCTCCTGTAAGGGTGTACAAACCAAAGTACGCCCACTCATATCCTCATGGAATGTGGCAGGGACTCTGCGAAGGATGCCTGAATGCCGGAAAAAAAACCCATGATGCACTGGAAGAATCACCAGGCTGCGGCGAAGCAGGCAAGTGTGATTTCTGTGGTGCAATCGCACAGCTCTACGATGTGACCATCAGCAGACCTTCATTCTCAATGGGTGCTGAAGAGGACAACGTCAAGCTCTGCAAGAAGTGTCTAGGTTCTATCAACGAAGCACACGAGGCATGGGAAGAACAGAAGGCTGAAGACGAACACGCACATCATTAA
- the fpoN gene encoding F(420)H(2) dehydrogenase subunit N — protein sequence MDVMLFAPEITLVLTGLAVLLIGLFIPTDSKKILGYLASIGVLIALLLTVSSLGTEATAFNDTVSIDALSQYFKIVFLVVALLFTIAGIKYTEGNSHTEEFFALGIFGTIGMMFVASANDLMVLFVAFELASLATYALAGFEKQNAKSLEAAMKYFIIGSLSAALMLLGISYVYGATGTTSIPAIAASAGVLASSPMGIVAVVLLVAGFGFKIALVPFHMWAPDTYQGSPSVVSALLAAGSKKMGIVAALKVFVVALIALQAEWQTVFAILAVVTMTYGNVVALKQTSVKRMLAYSSLAQAGYITMAFVVLTPLALGGGIFYALSHGFMKAGAFIATAAVTYMVLSENKDSPDPDHIDNFRGLGKRMPITAVCLTLFVFALAGIPLTAGYMSKFVLFSSTIQSGFVWLAVIAILNSAISLGYYAKIVKYMYFLPTDQEKVSEPFPYTVALIIAAIGVLVIGFWSEPFVYWAMEAAKVLIPGGM from the coding sequence ATGGATGTAATGTTATTCGCACCTGAAATTACCCTTGTTCTCACAGGACTGGCAGTATTGCTTATCGGATTATTCATTCCGACAGACTCTAAGAAGATACTCGGCTACCTGGCATCCATTGGTGTCTTAATTGCCCTGCTTCTCACTGTCTCCAGTCTCGGAACCGAAGCAACAGCATTCAATGACACGGTATCCATCGATGCCCTGTCTCAGTACTTCAAGATAGTGTTCCTTGTGGTCGCATTGCTCTTTACGATCGCAGGTATCAAATACACTGAAGGCAACAGTCACACAGAGGAGTTCTTCGCGCTCGGTATATTCGGTACGATCGGTATGATGTTCGTTGCATCCGCAAACGACCTCATGGTACTCTTCGTCGCATTCGAACTTGCAAGTCTTGCAACCTATGCACTTGCAGGCTTTGAGAAACAGAACGCAAAGTCACTGGAAGCAGCTATGAAGTACTTCATCATCGGCTCACTTTCAGCAGCACTTATGCTTCTTGGTATCTCATATGTCTACGGAGCAACAGGAACCACCAGCATTCCGGCTATCGCAGCCAGCGCAGGTGTACTTGCATCAAGCCCAATGGGTATTGTAGCAGTTGTTCTCCTGGTCGCAGGATTCGGTTTCAAGATCGCTCTTGTACCATTCCACATGTGGGCACCTGACACATACCAGGGTTCACCATCAGTTGTATCCGCACTGCTTGCAGCAGGATCCAAGAAGATGGGTATTGTAGCAGCTCTCAAGGTATTCGTAGTGGCTCTCATAGCACTCCAGGCTGAATGGCAGACCGTATTCGCGATACTCGCAGTTGTCACAATGACATACGGTAACGTTGTAGCTCTCAAACAGACAAGTGTAAAGAGAATGCTTGCATACTCCTCACTTGCACAGGCAGGTTACATCACAATGGCATTCGTGGTACTCACACCACTGGCACTTGGTGGTGGTATATTCTATGCACTGTCACACGGTTTCATGAAGGCAGGAGCTTTCATTGCAACAGCCGCAGTGACATACATGGTACTTTCAGAGAACAAGGACTCTCCTGACCCTGACCACATCGATAACTTCAGAGGTCTCGGTAAGAGAATGCCAATAACTGCTGTGTGCCTGACACTGTTCGTGTTCGCACTGGCAGGTATCCCGCTCACAGCAGGTTACATGAGCAAGTTCGTACTGTTCTCATCAACCATCCAGTCAGGATTCGTATGGCTTGCAGTGATCGCTATCCTCAACAGTGCGATCTCACTTGGCTACTATGCGAAGATCGTCAAGTACATGTACTTCCTTCCAACTGACCAGGAGAAGGTCTCAGAACCATTCCCATACACTGTTGCACTGATAATTGCAGCAATTGGTGTACTTGTAATTGGTTTCTGGTCCGAGCCATTTGTCTACTGGGCAATGGAAGCTGCAAAAGTACTGATTCCTGGAGGTATGTAA
- the fpoM gene encoding F(420)H(2) dehydrogenase subunit M, with translation MMPILSMIVLIPLIFAALTLFTKTKEQARVIALTGTVIVLLLTVYMYFNFDSTIADNQFEELIPWVPSLGITYHLGVDGIAMPLILLNAIVLPLLVLFTWNDERKSPNKFYAFILATEGAVIGVFTALDFFLFYVFWELTLIPLFFMVSIWGGPNKHNAAIKFFIYTHVASLVMLLGIFGLYFEAWKLTGTPSLDIPTLIAQFQFIESGIAKDMIFLALLFGFIVKIPSFPFHSWLPDAYTEAPTAGSVLFVMLKIGGYGLFKVMLPMLPFTASPNLMITIMAALGSVSVLYGAFLALSQKDLKRMVAYSSVSHMGYVTLGAAGMVSLSVSGAMFQQFSHGLIMSIMFMSCGIINNATGTRIINDLGGLAQKMPKLAVIMVMTFMASLGLPGLSGFIAEVSVLAGSFVNLPSYVMIALLAIVITAAYHLWALQRAMFGVYNKKLGTVADINTFQTFSMGVIAILILYFGLNPSPVLEMMLTNSDQIVSLMAVMGV, from the coding sequence ATGATGCCGATACTTTCAATGATCGTGCTGATACCTCTGATATTCGCAGCACTTACATTATTTACAAAAACAAAGGAACAGGCAAGAGTAATTGCTCTTACCGGTACTGTTATCGTACTGTTGCTCACAGTATACATGTACTTTAACTTCGACAGCACTATAGCAGATAACCAATTCGAGGAACTTATCCCGTGGGTACCATCCCTTGGAATTACCTACCACCTCGGTGTTGACGGAATTGCAATGCCATTGATACTTCTCAATGCTATCGTTCTTCCACTTCTCGTTCTCTTCACATGGAACGACGAGAGAAAATCACCGAACAAGTTCTACGCATTCATACTCGCAACAGAGGGTGCAGTAATTGGTGTATTCACCGCACTGGACTTCTTCCTGTTCTACGTATTCTGGGAACTTACTCTCATACCGCTCTTCTTCATGGTGAGCATATGGGGAGGACCCAACAAACACAACGCAGCAATTAAGTTCTTTATCTACACTCACGTAGCTTCACTTGTGATGCTTCTGGGTATATTCGGACTTTACTTCGAAGCATGGAAACTGACAGGAACCCCTTCACTGGACATACCAACACTCATTGCCCAGTTCCAGTTCATTGAATCCGGAATTGCAAAGGATATGATCTTCCTTGCACTGCTCTTCGGTTTCATTGTCAAGATACCAAGTTTCCCATTCCACTCATGGCTTCCTGATGCATATACTGAGGCACCAACTGCCGGCAGTGTGCTCTTTGTCATGCTCAAGATCGGTGGATACGGACTCTTCAAGGTCATGCTTCCAATGCTGCCATTCACAGCATCACCAAACCTGATGATAACCATCATGGCAGCCCTTGGTTCAGTGAGTGTTCTCTACGGTGCATTCCTTGCACTCTCACAGAAGGACCTCAAGAGAATGGTTGCATACTCCAGTGTAAGCCACATGGGCTACGTAACACTCGGTGCAGCCGGTATGGTATCACTCTCCGTTTCAGGAGCAATGTTCCAGCAGTTCTCACACGGACTTATCATGAGCATTATGTTCATGTCATGCGGTATTATCAACAATGCAACAGGCACAAGGATCATCAACGACCTTGGCGGACTTGCACAGAAGATGCCAAAACTTGCAGTCATTATGGTAATGACCTTCATGGCATCACTCGGACTTCCAGGTCTCAGTGGTTTCATTGCAGAGGTATCAGTACTTGCAGGAAGCTTCGTGAACCTGCCATCATATGTGATGATCGCACTTCTGGCAATCGTGATAACCGCAGCATATCACCTGTGGGCTCTCCAGAGGGCAATGTTTGGTGTATATAATAAGAAACTCGGTACAGTGGCAGATATCAATACCTTCCAGACATTCTCCATGGGAGTCATTGCGATACTCATACTGTACTTCGGACTTAACCCAAGCCCGGTGCTTGAAATGATGTTGACGAACTCTGATCAGATAGTCAGCCTTATGGCTGTAATGGGGGTGTAA
- the fpoL gene encoding F420H2 dehydrogenase subunit FpoL, translated as MAVENYAFLIPVLPALAFVLTFFLGKKLPNGGSIIPITAIAISFVISLLITLKLLANPEEVVSQSYSWFAMLNIGILVDPLAAVMLTMVTFASLLIHIYSTGYMSHDKAPSRYFAETALFTASMLGLILSDNILQLFICWELVGVCSYLLIGFWFEKPSAATAAKKAFLTTRIGDVMFLAGIIVLFSDLFKIFNGTIPDGVYILRFDEIFAHIPELAAMNANILGIEVSHITLITLLFFGGAVGKSGQFPLHVWLPDAMEGPTTVSALIHAATMVTAGVYLVARTFPMFIAAPDSLMVVAYVGGFTALFAGTMGIVMNDLKRVLAYSTVSQLGYMMLGLGVGAAIGAEAVGISIFHLVNHAFFKALLFLCAGSVIHAVGTHDMRQLGGVAKVMPITAATMIIASLALTGMGIPGTVIGTSGFFSKDAIIESAYLFGDTTGTWLPYIFSILAALLTSLYIFRLIFMTFFGKPRTDYGGHESPASMTIPLSIFALLSLFFGALTSKTFNTFVSETFVNDFVHMDIHELATLGGYHLAEHGGHHEPLIILWMPLIVALAGLVIAYLVYGLRIVNMDSLVSRNNPIYKLLYNRYYQNSLFTNFFSVKFIYEGLAFAGRATDRGFDWMTKWFSDLALEAGESLRQFQTGAVQNYATAVITGVSLLVILVKVVMEVI; from the coding sequence ATGGCAGTAGAAAACTATGCATTCTTAATACCGGTCCTGCCTGCACTGGCCTTTGTACTGACATTCTTCCTCGGGAAGAAATTACCAAATGGCGGTTCAATAATTCCAATAACAGCTATTGCAATATCATTTGTGATATCACTGTTAATTACATTGAAACTGCTTGCAAACCCTGAAGAGGTAGTGAGCCAGTCATATAGCTGGTTTGCCATGCTCAACATAGGTATCCTTGTTGACCCACTGGCAGCAGTCATGCTTACAATGGTAACATTCGCAAGTCTGCTTATCCACATCTACTCTACAGGTTACATGTCACACGACAAGGCACCTTCCAGGTACTTTGCCGAGACAGCACTGTTCACAGCTTCAATGCTTGGTCTGATACTTTCTGACAACATCCTCCAGCTCTTCATTTGCTGGGAACTTGTGGGTGTCTGTTCATACCTGCTTATTGGATTCTGGTTCGAGAAACCATCCGCTGCAACAGCAGCTAAGAAGGCTTTCCTCACCACCAGGATCGGTGACGTAATGTTCCTTGCAGGTATAATCGTCCTGTTCTCAGACCTTTTCAAGATATTCAACGGTACCATCCCTGATGGTGTCTATATACTCAGGTTCGACGAGATATTTGCCCACATTCCGGAACTCGCAGCAATGAATGCGAACATCCTCGGAATAGAGGTCAGCCACATCACCCTGATAACACTCCTGTTCTTCGGTGGTGCTGTTGGTAAGTCAGGTCAGTTCCCACTCCATGTGTGGCTTCCTGATGCAATGGAAGGTCCAACCACAGTTTCAGCTCTCATACACGCAGCAACAATGGTTACAGCCGGTGTCTACCTGGTTGCAAGGACATTCCCAATGTTCATCGCAGCTCCTGATTCACTCATGGTTGTAGCATACGTAGGTGGATTCACTGCATTGTTCGCAGGAACAATGGGTATCGTGATGAACGACCTTAAGCGTGTACTCGCATACTCCACAGTAAGTCAGCTCGGTTACATGATGCTCGGACTTGGTGTTGGAGCAGCTATCGGTGCTGAGGCAGTCGGTATATCCATCTTCCACCTGGTCAACCACGCATTCTTCAAGGCTCTTCTCTTCCTGTGTGCAGGTAGCGTTATCCACGCTGTAGGTACACACGACATGAGACAGCTTGGAGGTGTCGCAAAGGTAATGCCGATAACCGCAGCAACAATGATCATCGCATCACTGGCGCTCACTGGTATGGGTATTCCAGGTACGGTAATAGGTACAAGTGGTTTCTTCAGTAAGGATGCGATCATCGAGAGCGCATACCTCTTCGGAGACACAACAGGTACATGGTTGCCATACATATTCTCCATCCTTGCAGCTCTGCTCACTTCACTGTACATTTTCAGATTGATCTTCATGACATTCTTCGGAAAACCACGTACAGATTACGGAGGCCATGAGTCACCTGCATCTATGACGATCCCACTTTCAATATTTGCACTGCTGTCACTGTTCTTCGGAGCCCTGACATCAAAGACATTCAACACATTTGTCAGTGAGACATTTGTGAACGATTTCGTACACATGGACATCCATGAGCTTGCAACACTCGGTGGTTATCACCTTGCAGAACATGGCGGTCACCACGAACCACTGATCATCCTCTGGATGCCACTTATAGTAGCACTTGCAGGTCTGGTCATTGCTTACCTTGTATACGGACTCAGGATCGTCAACATGGACAGTCTTGTTTCAAGAAACAACCCAATTTACAAACTCCTGTACAACAGGTACTACCAGAACTCCCTGTTCACCAACTTCTTCTCCGTCAAGTTCATCTACGAAGGATTGGCCTTCGCAGGACGTGCCACTGACAGAGGATTTGACTGGATGACCAAGTGGTTCAGTGACCTGGCACTGGAGGCCGGTGAATCACTGCGCCAGTTCCAGACAGGAGCAGTACAGAATTACGCCACAGCAGTAATAACCGGAGTAAGTCTCCTGGTGATTCTTGTTAAAGTGGTAATGGAGGTAATCTGA
- the fpoK gene encoding F420H2 dehydrogenase subunit FpoK, with product MIPIALYLAVAAIIFSIGLYGLMTQRSGIRILMCVELMLNAANLNLVAFSSYNGDLTGQVFALFSIALAACEAAIGFAILMALYRMKDTISLDHINVLRW from the coding sequence ATGATACCAATTGCACTTTATCTTGCTGTTGCAGCAATAATATTCTCAATAGGTCTCTACGGACTTATGACACAGCGCAGTGGTATTCGTATTCTCATGTGCGTGGAACTCATGCTCAATGCCGCCAACCTCAACCTTGTGGCGTTCTCAAGCTACAACGGTGACCTTACAGGACAGGTTTTCGCACTGTTCTCTATCGCACTGGCAGCATGTGAGGCAGCTATCGGATTTGCTATACTGATGGCCCTTTACAGAATGAAGGATACGATCAGTCTTGACCACATTAACGTACTGAGGTGGTAA
- the fpoJ gene encoding F420H2 dehydrogenase subunit FpoJ: protein MLNKEISFTAMDIITSVYDYLRPRILGMVIAALFLSVMIVAIAFTNWPSLDQLPQNIGDQSNIEGIGVLIFTDFVVPFEIMSIVLLSSLMGAIYMAKGDDNK, encoded by the coding sequence ATGCTGAATAAAGAGATATCATTCACAGCAATGGACATTATCACATCTGTGTATGACTACCTTAGACCACGTATCCTTGGAATGGTAATAGCTGCTCTGTTCCTGTCAGTTATGATAGTGGCAATCGCCTTTACAAACTGGCCATCACTCGATCAGCTCCCTCAGAATATCGGGGATCAGAGTAACATCGAGGGTATCGGAGTGCTTATCTTTACAGATTTCGTGGTTCCGTTCGAAATAATGTCTATCGTACTGTTGTCCTCATTGATGGGTGCCATCTACATGGCAAAAGGAGATGATAACAAATGA